From the Acetobacter aceti genome, one window contains:
- a CDS encoding protein-L-isoaspartate O-methyltransferase, whose amino-acid sequence MTHAADRIRTSVMAPYSPEITPTADQISSAFDDARQRMVDDQVRPVEVNDPRIIAAMRTLPREYAVPGNERQFAYSDLTLPLGNGRYLLQPMVTARLLQMADIRTGQRVLVVGAGTGYLAALIAMLGAEVVALEEDDTLRAIGISFTDHVSAVISWTHASPLSGAPENAPFDLIIFDGAISEIPRFCSSQLSENGRVAGILRPNDGTSTAFLAEADRSEGWSIHRFFDAEAPVLPAFERPAAFAF is encoded by the coding sequence ATGACCCACGCCGCAGACCGGATACGGACCTCAGTGATGGCCCCGTATTCCCCAGAGATCACTCCCACCGCTGACCAAATTTCTTCGGCTTTCGATGACGCCCGGCAACGGATGGTTGATGATCAGGTTCGTCCTGTGGAGGTCAATGATCCCCGCATCATCGCTGCAATGCGGACATTGCCGCGCGAATACGCAGTGCCCGGCAATGAACGGCAGTTCGCCTATTCGGACCTCACTCTTCCGCTCGGAAATGGTCGTTATCTGCTGCAACCCATGGTCACTGCACGACTCCTGCAGATGGCCGACATCCGGACAGGACAACGCGTTCTCGTTGTCGGGGCGGGCACAGGCTATCTGGCTGCTCTCATCGCCATGCTGGGAGCAGAGGTGGTAGCGCTGGAGGAAGATGATACCCTTCGGGCCATCGGCATCTCCTTTACGGATCACGTGTCTGCCGTAATATCATGGACGCATGCGTCCCCTCTTTCCGGCGCCCCGGAAAACGCCCCTTTCGATCTGATCATTTTTGACGGCGCCATTTCCGAAATCCCGCGTTTCTGCTCCTCTCAACTGAGCGAAAATGGTCGTGTGGCAGGAATCCTTCGTCCGAACGACGGCACGTCCACTGCTTTTCTGGCAGAAGCCGACAGGTCTGAAGGATGGTCCATCCATCGCTTTTTCGATGCCGAAGCCCCAGTCCTGCCCGCTTTTGAGCGGCCGGCGGCGTTTGCCTTCTGA